In the Azospirillum humicireducens genome, CAAGCTGTCCGGCGACATGGTCAAGATCGGTGTGCTGAACGACCGCTCCGGCCTATATGCCGATCTCGGCGGCGAGGGTTCGGCAGTTGCCGCGCGCATGGCGGCGGAGGAGTTCGGTAACAAGATTCTGGGCAAACCGATCCAGATCATTACAGCCGATCACCAGAACAAGCCCGACATCGGGTCCAACCTCGCCCGCCAATGGATCGACCAGGACGGAGTCGACGTGATCGTCGACGTGCCGAATTCCGGCGTCGCGCTGGCGGTCCAGGAAGTGACGAGGGAAAAGAAGACGATCTTCCTGATGGAAGGCCCGGCCACCTCGCGCCTGACCGGCGACGCCTGCTCCCCGACCGGCTTCCACTGGCCCTACGACACCCGCGCGCTGGCGGTCGGCACCGGTCAGGCCATTGTGAAGGAGGGGGGGGACAGCTGGTTCTTCATCACCGCGGACTATGCCTTCGGCCACCAGTTGGAAGCGGACACCTCGGCCCAGGTGAAGAAGGCCGGCGGCAAGGTGGTGGGATCGGTCAAGGCGCCTCTGAACACCGCCGACTTCTCATCCTTCCTGCTGCAGGCCCAGGCGTCGGGCGCCAAGATCGTCGGGCTCGCGAATGCCGGCGGCGACACCATCACTTCGATCAAGCAGGCCTCGGAATTCGGCCTGACGCAGAGCGGTCAGCAGAAGCTGGCCGGTCTGCTGATCTTCCTGTCGGACGTGCATGCTCTGGGGTTGCAGGTCGCCCAGGATCTGGTTCTGACCACCGGCTTCTATTGGGACCGCAACGACGAGACCCGCGCCTGGTCCAAGAAGTTCTTCGATCGCCACGGCAAGATGCCGACCATGGTGCAGGCCGGCAGCTATTCCGCCGTGCGCCATTACCTGAAGGCCATCGAGGCAGCCGGCACCGACGACGGGCCGACCGTCGCCGCCAAGATGAAGGAAATGCCGGTCAACGACATGTTCGCCAAGAACGGCACCATCCTGCCCAACGGGCGCATGGTCCACGACATGTATCTGGCGCGGGTGAAGAAGCCGTCGGAATCGAAGGGGCCCTGGGACTATTACGAGATCCTCCGCACCATTCCTGGCAACGAGGCCTTCGCCACCTTCGAAGAGAGCGGCTGCAAGCTGCCCAAGTGAAAGAAACCCGTGAGTAAAGGCAAGACGTGACGAAGCGGCATCCCCGCCGCCGCAACGGTCGTCAGGCCGGCGCGGCGGCAGGGGGAGCCGCGGGGAGAGGGCGACGCTCATGATGGGGACGATTTTCGGCATTCCGCCCCAGGCGCTGTTCGGACAGCTTCTGCTGGGGCTGATCAACGGATCGTTTTACGCGCTGCTCAGCCTTGGGTTGGCGGTGATCTTCGGCATGCTGAACGTCATCAACTTCGCCCATGGCGCGCTGTACATGATGGGCGCCTTCGTGGCGTGGCTGCTGTTGACCCAGCTCGGCATCGGCTATTGGTGGGCGCTGCTGCTGGCGCCGCTGATCGTCGGGCTGTTCGGGGTGGTGCTGGAGAA is a window encoding:
- a CDS encoding ABC transporter substrate-binding protein — translated: MLARLLTGAALAALTIGILSTGPASAQQGKLSGDMVKIGVLNDRSGLYADLGGEGSAVAARMAAEEFGNKILGKPIQIITADHQNKPDIGSNLARQWIDQDGVDVIVDVPNSGVALAVQEVTREKKTIFLMEGPATSRLTGDACSPTGFHWPYDTRALAVGTGQAIVKEGGDSWFFITADYAFGHQLEADTSAQVKKAGGKVVGSVKAPLNTADFSSFLLQAQASGAKIVGLANAGGDTITSIKQASEFGLTQSGQQKLAGLLIFLSDVHALGLQVAQDLVLTTGFYWDRNDETRAWSKKFFDRHGKMPTMVQAGSYSAVRHYLKAIEAAGTDDGPTVAAKMKEMPVNDMFAKNGTILPNGRMVHDMYLARVKKPSESKGPWDYYEILRTIPGNEAFATFEESGCKLPK